In Hevea brasiliensis isolate MT/VB/25A 57/8 chromosome 13, ASM3005281v1, whole genome shotgun sequence, a single genomic region encodes these proteins:
- the LOC131171785 gene encoding alkane hydroxylase MAH1-like codes for MNMFGSTLIIAAFLSIVFILLLLWLSRWNRRSSYVSIDWPVFGMIPGLLCNLSHIHDFATFILQQNKGTFLFKGPWFFGMDFLLISDPMNVHYVLSKNFPNYPKGPEFREIFEPLGDGIFNSDSDSWSIQRRIFHSLLVKNKRFDLAVEITLRQKILNGLFPLLENVSQVDMQDVFQRFTFDNICRLVLGFDPNSLSIEFPEIAYQKAFDDIEEIIIYRHALPASIWKLQRWLQIGNEKKFKKSWKIFDDFLEQCIIRKREQVGQSCKDQMEGEGFDLLTYFLAEDNDFAKVAAESGILIKSNKFLRDMAFNLLVAGRDTIGAGLVWLFWLVGTHPFVEQKILEEIKANLGAKTSEKWRVFSIEEGRKLVYLHAVICEVLRLYPPAPFEHKVAIEEDIFPSGHNVPRNMRILFSFYAMGRMEEIWGKDCLEFKPERWISEGGRIKHVPSYKFVAFNAGPRSCIGKELAFLQMKAIAASVIWNYSLQVVENHSVSPNVSVLLYTKRGLKVRVLKRFAP; via the coding sequence ATGAACATGTTCGGGTCTACACTGATAATAGCAGCATTTCTCTCCATTGtttttattcttcttcttctatggCTTTCGAGGTGGAATAGAAGAAGTAGCTATGTAAGCATCGATTGGCCTGTTTTCGGGATGATTCCTGGTCTTCTTTGCAACTTGTCTCATATCCATGATTTTGCCACTTTTATTCTTCAACAAAATAAAGGCACTTTTCTGTTCAAAGGACCTTGGTTCTTTGGCATGGATTTTTTGTTGATTAGCGATCCCATGAACGTCCATTATGTTCTGAGCAAGAACTTCCCCAACTATCCCAAGGGCCCTGAGTTCAGAGAGATTTTTGAACCTCTGGGAGATGGAATTTTCAATTCTGATTCTGATAGCTGGAGTATTCAGAGGAGAATATTTCACTCTTTATTAGTCAAGAACAAGAGGTTCGATTTGGCTGTAGAGATCACTTTGAGGCAAAAGATCTTAAATGGCTTATTTCCACTTCTGGAAAATGTTTCACAAGTAGACATGCAAGATGTGTTTCAGCGATTCACGTTTGATAATATCTGCCGGTTGGTTTTAGGCTTTGACCCAAATTCCCTTTCTATTGAATTCCCTGAAATTGCTTATCAGAAAGCTTTTGATGATATAGAGGAGATCATCATTTACCGGCATGCATTGCCTGCAAGCATTTGGAAGTTGCAAAGATGGCTTCAGATTGGGAATGAGAAGAAGTTCAAGAAATCTTGGAAGATTTTTGATGATTTTTTGGAGCAATGTATTATAAGAAAGCGAGAGCAAGTAGGCCAAAGCTGCAAAGATCAAATGGAAGGAGAGGGTTTCGACTTGTTAACATACTTTCTGGCAGAAGATAATGATTTTGCAAAAGTAGCAGCAGAAAGTGGCATTCTGATTAAATCAAACAAGTTTCTAAGAGACATGGCATTTAATCTCTTGGTAGCTGGGAGAGACACCATAGGTGCTGGTCTTGTCTGGCTCTTCTGGCTTGTCGGAACTCACCCATTTGTAGAGCAAAAGATTTTGGAAGAGATCAAAGCAAATTTAGGTGCAAAAACAAGTGAAAAATGGAGGGTTTTCAGTATTGAAGAGGGAAGGAAACTAGTTTATCTACATGCAGTTATATGTGAAGTTTTGAGGCTGTATCCACCAGCACCTTTCGAACACAAAGTGGCAATTGAAGAAGATATTTTTCCAAGTGGACATAATGTTCCTAGAAATATGAGGATTCTGTTCTCTTTCTACGCAATGGGCAGGATGGAAGAAATATGGGGTAAAGATTGCTTGGAATTCAAACCAGAGAGGTGGATTTCAGAGGGAGGAAGAATCAAACATGTGCCGTCTTACAAGTTCGTAGCATTCAATGCAGGACCCAGGAGTTGCATAGGTAAGGAGTTGGCATTCCTACAAATGAAAGCGATTGCTGCTTCTGTTATATGGAATTATTCTCTTCAAGTGGTTGAAAACCATTCTGTTAGTCCAAATGTTTCTGTATTACTTTATACGAAAAGAGGTTTGAAGGTTAGGGTTTTAAAGAGATTTGCTCCTTGA